In Bacteroidales bacterium, a single genomic region encodes these proteins:
- a CDS encoding VCBS repeat-containing protein, translating into MSQQNLTHPVGSTQGYCLFTKSIIKWASTLAFLFLFTNGLQSQNNAISFDGTNDNIAVPALGSGFTQFTIETWFNATSIANSPGLNGIFNTNSWVSGDVHFQINSTRIQLAVNGSTPVEVAYNSITLNTWHHLAVTYNSVSKKINFYLNGTLLQSVTIAAAVPANFTAAEIGAWTTQRYFAGAMDEYRIWNTERMQSDIKNNMFSSMTGTETGLLASFNFNQGTAGGTNTLIYTLLNAKGSNNGTLNNFALSGTSSNWITSTTPSIIADNCLNFNGSTNYVNCGSVNPAKFTIEAWALPNGVSNDQAVVSTLNTGTNTGAELHIGADSYPYVTIRNGAAWLDIKAPSKAVAGAWIHLAATFDGSSCKLFVNGINVASQTSISYNAGPSALLLGVRAGPSIYFTGKIDEVRIWNRVVSEVNLLDSLNKPLNGTEKGLLAHYSFNQGTANATNTGLTTLLSSTGTNHGAIVNFTLSGGSSNWTTAFLPPPASQVTNFSGSLVSNKMTLTWTDATGSVIPDGYLIYASKTNSFINPVDGVLPADDNDLGDGTGIIRVAKGIQSYNGWINEDFNTTYYFKIIPFSNPGINVKYYTGGTVPLIQVLSKQILVPSTSNFPQFGGPRWADYDNDGYLDLIVRVGDGERTILYRNNHNNTFSFVSYFSSTFEYYTGWVDFDMNGYLDMTGALTLYYNNSGSFSSSAPSTNFGLPALAGEWADMDNDSDNDFLTTAANGYDIKIYRKNSTIYNELFGNTFLPCEGILKWIDFNNDGYYDVFATGKNPLDGKQYSTLYKNEGNGKFTKQNQINLPALTDGSVDIADINSDGRMDILLNGNNSENSGKLILCTNNDGNNFTSDTIAGFYNCSYRQKGVADLDNDGLYDILISVENNETDGIVKVLRNNGDGTFSELFVHNLPNSGASPDLFDVNNDGNLDLVESYRDVFQNTVTASNLNPNKITTATSVLEGNGVRFQWSGTDDRTPAAGLTYELRIGTAPGASNIIAASSIGSGARKLLKTGNMGTSTSKFLQLPKGTYYWSVQAIDNSFKGGAFSDEKSFTIVDVPSSGLTAKILNEYSLNLKWTKGNGTKRAVFCKIGTAGTASPVNNKTYVASNIYGDGDQIGTSGWYCIYNGTGDSVVINNLSSSYSYVFHVFEYFGNSGSENYMTVSGNGNPGVFSTSTFSVQPEIPLTEAGEKPKASYFDYNNDGFLDISVYDEYPYVYDASTNPQKMYNHIRIFKNKGNNTFEEQVTTLPKNYFGSVAWADYDNDGNAELVTCGYYPGQYSGQYNSTDLWEVNNGIAEFKQSLTAMHNGFLTWGDYNNDGNIDLVIGGQQGSIDAITTLYMNSGAPDYTLIEQTGISLIGVHNGAAKWTDYNLDGWPDLIIAGSANDGSYTIKLYENDKNSGFLPVQSILQFSGSYTQTSLESSDLNKDGFPDLVWAAGNSSYSIGGKTAIFYNNGNKAFTSDNISFSLQDAWNSFDIGDYNNDFAPDVIFSGGEVFSHPYKRLYQNQYPEKIFEIKPDFNPAFSEEGSVLWGDYDNDGDMDLLTSAQRKETDYAFFVNIIRNNIIMKAGSFIANRAPSAPVNIQTTLKPGQLVITWDKVTSDETPNLSYNVILRRGSQILNAPNSDLTTGRRFFTGNGNAGLNNFTIFKELPVGTYSISVQAVDGAFAGGAWSTPVTVELKNTKAFFTFDTVCYKVATKLSDLSTSTKNIASRKWKYNNSVFSTDSVAHFVFPNAGTGNITLVITDGEGTRDSVTHAIKVMPRPTASYSATTVCLGTTTTFVNNSSRNGAGSVTWNWNYDNGDPASSDSIPINKVYGLAKTYKTKLIVTASNGCADTLAKDVIVGAIPNAITSVTGKTVFCQGDSVQLIAENNPLYNYQWKLDNNDLTNTNLSTYKVKLNSGAYSVKITNPLANCIATSAITNVTVLPAPASPYISESGLRQFCQGDSVVLSIANTAGYDFQWRLNGGAVGINKSSYAAKASGNYSVTVSNSSGCAANSSNLISVTVFPKPSVSTISRSGVTTFCQGGSVELSVPANASYTYQWQNTGADIQGATTNTLTAMTSGVYSLNASNSDGCVSKTELVTVNTLTAPAAPTISYNKPLPLQFCEGDSVVLSVTNTTGYNYQWKINGGLTGSNLSSVTAKTSGTWSVVITNQAECSVTSANAPAIEVFPKPVSSTISKSGPTTFCQGGSVELSVPANATYLYRWQNSGSDIQGATTNKFTALNSGVYSLNVSNSDGCIIKTEQVTVNSLTAPAPPSILYSKPLPIQFCEGDSVILSASNIAGYSYQWKLNGGAAGNNLNSIVVRTGGIWSLAVTNSFGCFAESTNSPTVVVYPKPVVSAISKNGPATICTGESVELSVPSITGYKYQWSRSGDDLGGANSSYYTAFSSGVYSLLISNSDNCSAKTDAITVVVNKKPEKPVIDKGNYSEGKCLGETPVKLSVENMAGYSYKWYRNGAAVSSKNFVEGLLEQGYYFVETSVNNCSNKSDSINVFFAPAAEKPKIFAQGPNSWYLASSIIGPDIKYRWFYNGTLIPGADKYYYAAFRQLGKYNLSISRSNSCYTLSDTIKIPLISTILGIDDTDPFNGMKIYPNPTSGLFTIEMDNELFGEITVDILSQDGRKILSLKFDKSTTHFFSKIDVSGQGKGLYLMHIKLDKYSKVEKLILE; encoded by the coding sequence ATGTCTCAACAAAATCTCACACACCCTGTCGGAAGTACTCAGGGTTATTGTCTATTTACAAAAAGCATAATAAAATGGGCTTCAACTCTTGCTTTCCTGTTTCTGTTTACAAACGGATTACAAAGTCAGAATAACGCTATCTCGTTTGATGGTACAAATGATAATATTGCCGTTCCTGCTCTTGGGAGCGGGTTTACCCAATTCACAATCGAAACCTGGTTTAATGCTACATCAATTGCAAATTCACCGGGGTTAAACGGAATTTTCAATACAAACAGCTGGGTGTCGGGAGATGTCCATTTTCAGATTAACAGTACCCGGATACAGCTAGCTGTAAACGGCAGTACCCCCGTTGAAGTGGCTTACAATTCAATAACCCTTAATACGTGGCATCATCTGGCGGTAACATATAATTCTGTTTCAAAGAAAATAAACTTTTATTTAAATGGCACTCTTCTTCAGTCGGTTACAATTGCGGCTGCTGTTCCTGCCAATTTTACTGCTGCAGAAATAGGGGCATGGACAACTCAACGTTATTTTGCAGGTGCCATGGACGAATACAGAATCTGGAATACTGAGCGTATGCAGTCTGATATTAAGAATAACATGTTCTCAAGCATGACAGGAACTGAAACCGGGCTGCTGGCTTCATTCAATTTTAATCAGGGTACTGCCGGGGGAACAAATACCTTGATTTATACTCTGCTTAATGCAAAAGGAAGTAATAATGGAACACTTAATAATTTTGCATTATCAGGCACTTCTTCGAACTGGATTACAAGTACAACCCCATCAATTATTGCAGATAATTGCCTGAACTTCAATGGATCAACCAACTACGTGAATTGCGGATCGGTTAATCCGGCAAAATTTACAATTGAAGCCTGGGCTTTGCCAAATGGTGTATCAAATGATCAGGCTGTTGTTTCTACACTCAATACAGGAACAAATACGGGAGCTGAATTGCATATCGGAGCCGACAGCTATCCGTATGTAACTATTCGGAACGGGGCAGCATGGCTTGATATAAAAGCTCCCTCAAAAGCAGTAGCCGGCGCGTGGATACATCTGGCAGCCACATTTGACGGTTCAAGCTGCAAGCTGTTCGTTAACGGTATAAATGTCGCATCACAAACTTCAATATCATATAATGCGGGTCCAAGCGCTCTTTTACTTGGAGTCAGAGCCGGGCCCTCAATATATTTTACAGGGAAAATTGACGAGGTCAGAATCTGGAACCGCGTGGTATCAGAAGTCAATCTGCTTGACAGTTTGAATAAACCATTGAACGGGACTGAAAAAGGATTACTTGCTCATTACAGTTTCAATCAGGGTACTGCCAATGCTACAAACACTGGATTAACTACTCTCTTAAGTTCAACAGGGACAAATCACGGGGCAATTGTAAACTTTACATTATCAGGAGGATCCTCAAACTGGACAACAGCATTTCTGCCCCCTCCTGCCAGCCAAGTTACTAATTTTTCCGGATCGCTTGTAAGCAATAAAATGACCTTAACCTGGACAGATGCCACAGGTTCCGTAATACCCGACGGATATTTAATTTATGCTTCAAAAACAAACTCATTTATTAACCCTGTTGATGGAGTTCTTCCTGCTGATGACAATGATCTGGGGGATGGCACGGGGATTATCAGAGTTGCAAAAGGAATTCAGTCTTATAATGGATGGATTAATGAAGACTTCAATACTACATATTATTTTAAAATAATTCCATTTTCGAATCCAGGGATTAATGTAAAGTACTATACAGGTGGAACCGTTCCTCTGATACAGGTCCTCTCAAAACAAATTTTGGTACCTTCTACATCAAATTTTCCACAATTCGGAGGACCCCGATGGGCCGATTATGATAATGACGGGTATCTTGACCTTATTGTCAGGGTTGGAGACGGTGAAAGAACGATACTTTACAGAAACAACCATAACAATACATTTTCCTTCGTATCATATTTCTCTTCAACCTTTGAATATTACACTGGCTGGGTTGATTTCGATATGAACGGATATCTTGATATGACTGGCGCACTTACCCTGTACTACAACAATTCAGGGTCATTTTCATCATCTGCACCCTCAACTAATTTTGGTTTGCCAGCCTTAGCAGGGGAATGGGCTGATATGGACAATGACTCTGATAATGACTTTCTTACAACTGCTGCTAATGGATACGACATAAAAATCTACCGTAAGAACTCAACTATTTACAACGAATTGTTTGGAAATACTTTCCTCCCATGTGAAGGGATCCTTAAATGGATTGACTTTAATAATGACGGTTACTATGATGTTTTTGCAACAGGGAAAAATCCACTTGATGGTAAGCAATACAGTACCCTGTACAAAAATGAAGGAAACGGGAAATTTACGAAGCAAAACCAAATCAACCTTCCTGCCCTGACAGATGGTTCTGTTGACATCGCAGATATAAATTCTGACGGGAGAATGGATATTTTGCTAAATGGAAATAATTCTGAGAATTCAGGTAAACTGATCCTTTGTACAAATAACGATGGAAATAATTTTACCTCAGACACTATCGCAGGGTTTTATAATTGCAGTTACAGGCAGAAAGGAGTTGCTGATTTAGATAATGATGGGTTGTATGATATACTGATATCTGTGGAAAATAACGAAACAGATGGCATTGTTAAAGTATTACGGAATAACGGAGATGGAACATTCTCTGAACTTTTTGTTCATAATCTTCCTAATTCAGGAGCAAGTCCTGACCTTTTCGATGTAAATAATGATGGGAATCTTGATCTGGTTGAATCCTATAGGGATGTATTTCAGAATACAGTAACTGCTTCAAACCTGAATCCGAATAAGATTACAACTGCAACATCAGTACTTGAAGGAAATGGAGTACGCTTTCAATGGAGTGGCACAGACGATAGAACACCTGCAGCCGGATTAACTTATGAACTGCGCATAGGTACAGCCCCGGGGGCATCAAATATCATAGCCGCAAGTTCAATCGGGTCGGGAGCCAGAAAGCTTCTCAAAACCGGGAATATGGGAACAAGTACTTCAAAATTTCTGCAGCTGCCCAAAGGGACTTATTACTGGAGTGTACAGGCAATAGATAACAGTTTCAAAGGAGGCGCCTTTTCTGATGAAAAATCTTTTACAATAGTGGATGTCCCTTCTTCAGGTTTAACAGCCAAAATCCTGAATGAATACTCATTAAATCTTAAATGGACTAAAGGAAACGGAACTAAGAGAGCAGTGTTCTGCAAAATAGGAACAGCCGGAACTGCTTCGCCGGTAAATAACAAAACTTACGTGGCGTCGAATATCTACGGTGATGGAGACCAGATTGGTACATCAGGTTGGTATTGCATTTACAATGGAACTGGAGATAGTGTTGTTATAAATAATCTCAGCAGCTCATATTCATATGTATTTCATGTATTTGAGTATTTTGGAAATTCCGGATCAGAGAACTATATGACTGTATCAGGAAATGGTAATCCGGGTGTATTCAGCACAAGCACTTTTAGTGTACAGCCTGAAATTCCATTGACTGAAGCAGGTGAAAAACCAAAAGCCAGCTATTTTGATTATAATAATGATGGCTTTCTTGATATATCAGTTTATGATGAATATCCCTATGTATATGATGCATCTACCAACCCTCAGAAGATGTACAATCATATAAGGATTTTTAAAAATAAAGGCAATAATACTTTTGAAGAACAGGTTACTACCCTTCCTAAAAACTATTTCGGCAGTGTTGCCTGGGCTGACTATGACAACGATGGTAATGCAGAACTTGTAACGTGCGGTTACTATCCCGGACAGTATTCAGGCCAGTATAATTCAACGGACCTCTGGGAGGTAAATAATGGTATTGCTGAGTTCAAACAATCCCTGACTGCCATGCATAATGGCTTTTTAACCTGGGGCGATTATAACAACGACGGAAATATTGACCTTGTAATTGGGGGCCAGCAGGGAAGCATTGATGCTATTACAACACTTTATATGAATAGCGGAGCCCCAGATTATACCCTCATCGAACAAACCGGTATCTCACTAATCGGCGTTCATAACGGGGCAGCAAAATGGACTGATTACAACCTGGATGGCTGGCCTGATCTTATAATTGCCGGGTCAGCCAACGACGGATCATATACAATTAAGCTGTATGAAAACGATAAAAACAGTGGCTTCCTCCCTGTGCAAAGCATATTGCAATTCAGCGGATCTTATACTCAAACAAGTCTTGAAAGTTCTGATTTGAATAAGGATGGCTTTCCAGACCTTGTATGGGCAGCCGGAAACAGCTCTTATAGTATCGGTGGAAAAACCGCGATTTTTTATAACAATGGCAACAAAGCTTTCACAAGTGATAATATTTCGTTTTCATTACAGGATGCATGGAATTCATTTGATATTGGTGATTATAACAACGACTTTGCACCTGATGTCATATTTTCGGGAGGAGAAGTATTTAGTCATCCATATAAAAGGTTATATCAGAATCAATACCCGGAAAAAATATTTGAAATAAAACCTGATTTTAATCCGGCATTTTCAGAGGAAGGATCAGTACTCTGGGGGGATTATGACAACGATGGTGATATGGATCTGTTAACATCGGCACAAAGGAAAGAAACTGATTATGCTTTTTTTGTAAATATTATAAGGAACAATATTATTATGAAGGCAGGTTCATTTATTGCAAACAGAGCACCATCTGCACCTGTCAATATCCAGACAACACTTAAGCCCGGGCAATTGGTTATTACCTGGGATAAGGTTACAAGTGATGAGACTCCCAATTTAAGTTACAATGTTATTCTTAGAAGGGGTAGTCAGATTCTGAATGCTCCTAACAGTGATCTTACAACAGGGAGAAGATTTTTTACCGGAAATGGAAATGCCGGATTAAATAATTTTACAATCTTCAAAGAATTGCCTGTTGGAACTTATTCAATTAGCGTTCAGGCTGTTGATGGTGCATTTGCAGGAGGTGCATGGTCAACACCGGTAACTGTTGAGCTTAAAAATACAAAGGCATTTTTCACATTCGATACTGTTTGTTATAAGGTTGCAACTAAATTATCTGACCTTTCTACTTCCACAAAGAATATAGCAAGCCGAAAATGGAAATATAATAATTCAGTATTCTCAACCGACTCCGTTGCTCATTTTGTTTTCCCAAATGCCGGAACTGGCAACATTACCCTTGTTATAACTGACGGTGAAGGGACAAGAGATTCAGTAACACATGCTATTAAGGTTATGCCCAGACCAACTGCTTCATATTCAGCAACGACAGTATGCCTTGGAACAACTACAACATTTGTAAATAATTCATCGCGTAATGGTGCCGGTTCAGTAACCTGGAACTGGAACTATGATAATGGGGATCCTGCATCTTCTGACTCTATTCCGATAAACAAAGTGTATGGTTTAGCTAAAACCTATAAAACAAAACTTATTGTAACTGCATCAAACGGTTGTGCCGATACTCTGGCAAAAGACGTGATCGTCGGAGCAATTCCAAATGCAATTACTTCTGTAACAGGCAAGACAGTTTTTTGTCAGGGAGACAGCGTTCAGCTTATTGCAGAGAATAATCCATTATACAATTATCAGTGGAAACTCGATAATAATGACCTTACAAATACAAATCTAAGCACATACAAAGTTAAGTTGAATTCAGGAGCCTATTCTGTTAAAATAACAAATCCGCTGGCTAATTGCATCGCAACCTCAGCTATTACTAATGTGACTGTCCTGCCGGCTCCTGCCTCGCCATATATCTCAGAATCAGGACTAAGACAATTCTGCCAGGGAGACTCCGTTGTCCTGAGCATCGCTAATACAGCCGGGTATGATTTCCAGTGGAGACTTAACGGAGGTGCAGTCGGAATTAATAAAAGCTCATATGCTGCCAAAGCAAGTGGTAATTATTCAGTGACCGTCTCCAACTCTTCAGGGTGCGCAGCAAACTCTTCCAACTTAATTTCTGTCACTGTATTTCCAAAACCTTCAGTTTCAACAATCAGCCGAAGTGGAGTAACAACATTCTGTCAGGGAGGCAGCGTGGAACTAAGTGTCCCTGCAAATGCCAGCTATACATATCAGTGGCAAAACACAGGTGCAGATATTCAGGGTGCCACAACAAATACATTAACAGCAATGACCTCAGGAGTATACTCCCTTAATGCTTCAAATTCAGATGGTTGTGTAAGCAAAACAGAACTTGTAACAGTAAATACTTTAACAGCACCAGCAGCGCCCACAATATCATATAACAAACCCTTACCGCTTCAATTCTGCGAAGGTGACTCAGTTGTATTAAGCGTTACAAATACAACAGGTTATAATTATCAATGGAAGATTAACGGAGGCTTAACAGGTTCGAACCTAAGCTCCGTTACAGCCAAAACCTCAGGAACATGGTCGGTAGTAATAACTAATCAGGCGGAGTGCTCTGTCACTTCAGCCAATGCCCCGGCAATTGAAGTATTCCCAAAACCAGTATCATCAACGATAAGTAAAAGCGGGCCTACAACATTCTGCCAGGGAGGCAGTGTAGAACTAAGCGTTCCTGCCAATGCAACCTATTTATACCGGTGGCAAAATTCAGGTTCAGATATACAGGGTGCAACAACCAATAAATTTACAGCACTAAACTCGGGTGTATACTCTTTGAACGTATCAAATTCCGACGGATGCATCATCAAAACAGAACAGGTTACTGTTAATTCCTTAACAGCTCCTGCCCCTCCATCAATATTATACAGCAAACCATTACCTATTCAATTCTGCGAAGGTGACTCGGTTATATTAAGTGCATCAAATATCGCGGGCTATTCATATCAGTGGAAGTTGAATGGCGGTGCAGCAGGTAATAATCTGAATTCAATAGTAGTAAGGACAGGGGGCATCTGGTCACTGGCAGTTACAAATTCATTCGGATGTTTTGCTGAATCAACTAACTCACCCACAGTTGTGGTCTATCCAAAACCAGTTGTCTCTGCAATAAGTAAAAACGGACCTGCAACTATCTGCACCGGTGAAAGTGTGGAACTAAGTGTCCCGTCGATTACCGGTTATAAATACCAATGGTCAAGATCGGGAGATGATCTTGGAGGGGCTAATTCAAGTTATTATACCGCATTCAGTTCAGGCGTATACTCTCTTCTGATTTCAAATTCGGATAACTGTTCTGCGAAAACTGACGCAATTACAGTTGTGGTAAACAAAAAGCCTGAGAAACCTGTTATAGATAAAGGAAATTATTCTGAAGGTAAATGCCTCGGAGAAACCCCTGTAAAGCTGAGCGTGGAAAATATGGCAGGCTATAGTTATAAGTGGTACAGAAACGGCGCTGCCGTGAGTTCAAAAAATTTCGTTGAAGGTCTGCTTGAACAGGGTTACTACTTTGTTGAGACCTCGGTTAATAACTGTTCTAACAAATCTGATTCCATTAATGTATTTTTTGCCCCGGCTGCAGAAAAACCTAAAATCTTTGCACAGGGACCAAATTCATGGTATCTTGCATCAAGCATTATCGGTCCGGACATTAAGTACAGGTGGTTTTATAACGGTACTCTGATTCCAGGTGCTGATAAATACTACTATGCTGCCTTCCGGCAACTGGGAAAATATAATCTTAGTATCTCCAGGTCTAACAGCTGCTATACTCTGAGCGATACAATCAAAATTCCCCTGATATCAACGATCCTCGGTATTGATGACACTGATCCTTTTAACGGAATGAAGATCTATCCTAATCCTACTTCAGGTCTCTTCACAATTGAGATGGATAACGAGCTGTTCGGAGAGATTACAGTTGACATATTATCGCAGGATGGGAGAAAGATCCTCTCTCTTAAATTTGACAAGTCAACTACTCATTTTTTCAGTAAGATAGACGTCTCGGGACAAGGAAAAGGATTATATTTGATGCATATAAAACTTGATAAGTATTCCAAAGTTGAGAAATTAATTCTTGAATAG
- a CDS encoding outer membrane beta-barrel protein — protein MNRKLLLFLLAVLIQLSVLKGVDFSQKEKAIIYSNAIELLKTYQSVLNQMGESVITDIDKAKSGSESFLELFVNRQVLLFNDLDPTHKLSEFYEAETYASNIILWYPDGVTINMDFANALVGEILQHEETVYSIDLMVKKSINGNYLNETLNKNQEELTFRIAFGLENKNYTNFRIVGIRNASSNVVVDYSQALKEVNSEDLSVEELEKIYTEIKIILQDYTNFLSLLGDPQEAAEDKEFYKTSFEKLFQSAETKLYNDIMPQPEVKLISVQDYLKNYVADFPDGIKNLKINSDSAKFGKVMKAEDDSYYTYVDANKFFSGNYKGKEIYREMFPLIFKISFNISGKTYINFKINSVDISSVNFYEDTPQGMLEKKPSMVISPVTRKGWGLTVTGSFGVTSIKNENISSLTLDDNSVAWNTNTSYGYIGAIGLSYFFNDNMAIRSGLELNKYSGKYSLSGFFTDNTLSEEVDNPGIMFFRVIEAEYDSLVTINYLTIPVLFNYTSGEPGKIGFYGEAGAKISIPAFATYSNNGTYNYIGDYPSEPLGYRYERISDKGFYERTYNNQAEKVKVKGMNISFYASAGINIPLGYFTSVMIGPEVSLGLSDIMSGNKSYTDVFGKTHEHLPTKINNFGVRISLAYKL, from the coding sequence ATGAACCGTAAATTACTATTATTTCTGCTGGCAGTATTAATTCAGCTGTCCGTCCTTAAAGGAGTTGACTTTTCTCAAAAGGAGAAAGCAATAATTTATTCCAATGCAATTGAGCTGCTTAAAACCTATCAGAGTGTTCTTAACCAGATGGGAGAGTCTGTCATTACAGACATTGATAAAGCTAAAAGCGGATCAGAGAGCTTCCTTGAACTCTTTGTAAACAGACAGGTTCTTCTTTTCAATGACCTTGATCCTACTCATAAACTGAGCGAGTTCTATGAGGCTGAAACTTATGCCTCAAATATTATCCTCTGGTACCCCGATGGTGTGACAATTAACATGGACTTCGCCAATGCCCTTGTAGGGGAGATCTTACAGCACGAGGAGACTGTGTACTCCATAGATCTGATGGTTAAGAAATCAATAAATGGCAACTACCTCAACGAGACATTAAATAAGAATCAGGAAGAGCTTACTTTCAGGATAGCTTTCGGTCTGGAGAATAAAAACTATACAAATTTCAGGATTGTAGGTATCAGAAATGCTTCATCAAATGTTGTCGTGGATTATTCACAGGCCCTTAAAGAAGTAAACAGTGAAGATCTTAGTGTTGAAGAACTTGAAAAGATTTATACAGAAATAAAAATCATTCTACAGGATTACACAAACTTCCTGTCATTACTGGGTGATCCTCAGGAAGCTGCAGAAGACAAAGAATTCTATAAAACGAGTTTTGAGAAACTGTTTCAGAGTGCCGAGACAAAGCTTTATAATGATATTATGCCTCAACCTGAAGTAAAACTGATATCTGTTCAGGATTACCTGAAGAACTACGTGGCAGATTTTCCTGACGGTATTAAAAACCTGAAGATCAATTCAGATTCCGCAAAATTCGGAAAGGTAATGAAGGCTGAGGATGATAGCTATTATACCTATGTTGATGCCAATAAATTTTTCTCGGGAAACTATAAGGGTAAAGAGATTTACAGGGAGATGTTCCCACTGATATTCAAGATCTCATTTAATATTTCAGGGAAAACATATATTAATTTCAAAATTAACAGTGTCGATATTTCCTCTGTTAACTTTTACGAAGATACGCCTCAGGGGATGCTCGAAAAGAAACCTTCAATGGTTATAAGTCCGGTTACCAGAAAAGGCTGGGGACTGACAGTAACCGGTTCATTCGGGGTTACAAGTATTAAGAATGAAAATATATCTTCGCTGACACTGGATGATAATTCTGTTGCATGGAATACCAATACCAGTTATGGTTATATAGGAGCTATAGGATTGAGTTACTTCTTTAATGATAACATGGCAATAAGGTCAGGTTTAGAGTTAAACAAATACTCCGGGAAATACAGCCTCTCAGGCTTCTTTACTGATAATACCCTTTCTGAGGAAGTAGATAATCCGGGTATTATGTTCTTCAGAGTTATTGAAGCTGAATATGATTCCCTGGTAACAATTAACTATTTAACAATTCCCGTTCTTTTTAACTATACAAGCGGGGAACCGGGTAAGATAGGTTTCTATGGTGAGGCCGGAGCTAAGATTTCAATCCCGGCATTTGCAACATACAGTAATAATGGCACTTATAATTATATCGGAGATTATCCATCAGAACCTTTGGGTTACAGGTATGAAAGGATCTCAGACAAGGGATTCTATGAAAGAACTTATAATAATCAGGCTGAAAAGGTAAAAGTAAAGGGTATGAATATTTCTTTTTATGCTTCAGCCGGAATAAATATCCCGCTTGGATACTTTACATCTGTAATGATCGGACCTGAAGTCTCTTTGGGATTATCCGACATAATGAGCGGCAATAAATCCTATACAGATGTGTTTGGGAAAACGCATGAACATTTACCAACAAAAATAAATAACTTTGGCGTCAGAATAAGTTTAGCATACAAATTGTAG